One Oceanivirga salmonicida DNA segment encodes these proteins:
- a CDS encoding ABC transporter permease — translation MKKDKSLKQLYYLPVTLWMTLFFAIPTLIIVYFSILKKGVYGGIKSYTSFSLNAYRDLITPELLYITVKTIEISLIITAVVIFFAVPTAYFISRSKYKNIWLLLVVIPFWTNFLVRIFALVGLIGNNGLVNRLLIKIFNLSAPIPLLYNKFAVILVSVYIFMPYAILPLYSAIEKFDFSLIDAARDLGANKYQALFKVFLPGIKGGLITAVVLTLIPAIGSYAVPDIVGGTNGLMLGNVIANKMFVLRDWPSAAAISTIFIFITIICLMFSVRSKGDKNG, via the coding sequence ATGAAAAAAGATAAATCACTAAAACAGTTATATTATCTACCTGTAACTTTATGGATGACATTGTTTTTTGCAATACCAACACTTATAATAGTATATTTTAGTATATTAAAAAAAGGAGTATATGGAGGTATAAAATCTTATACTTCATTTTCATTAAATGCATATAGGGATTTAATTACTCCTGAATTATTGTATATTACAGTTAAAACCATAGAAATTTCATTAATAATAACAGCTGTTGTAATATTTTTTGCAGTACCAACAGCGTATTTTATATCTAGATCAAAATATAAGAATATTTGGTTATTATTAGTAGTAATACCATTTTGGACTAATTTTTTGGTAAGAATATTTGCATTAGTAGGGTTAATTGGAAATAATGGTTTAGTTAATAGATTATTAATTAAAATTTTTAATTTAAGTGCTCCCATACCACTATTATATAATAAGTTTGCAGTAATATTAGTGAGTGTATATATATTTATGCCATATGCTATATTACCTTTATATTCTGCAATAGAAAAATTTGATTTTTCATTAATAGATGCAGCAAGAGATTTAGGTGCAAATAAATATCAAGCACTATTTAAAGTGTTTTTACCAGGTATAAAAGGTGGACTAATTACAGCAGTAGTATTAACATTAATACCAGCAATAGGTTCTTATGCTGTACCAGATATAGTAGGTGGAACTAATGGATTAATGTTAGGTAATGTAATAGCAAATAAAATGTTTGTATTAAGAGATTGGCCTTCTGCGGCAGCAATTTCAACTATATTTATATTTATAACTATAATATGCCTTATGTTTAGTGTGAGAAGTAAAGGTGATAAAAATGGATGA
- the malQ gene encoding 4-alpha-glucanotransferase: MDKRRSGILMHITSLPGKFGIGTFGEEAYKFIDFLVETKQTYWQILPLTTTSYGDSPYQSFSAMAGNTNLIDFDLLVQKNFLEVSDYSNVNFGDNDDKVDYALLFKARRPILEKAVANFLTLDIKEDFYNFEKENEFWLEDYAQFMAIKEHFGNKAITKWDDPKAIIRDENTLEYYKEELNFEIMFHKVCQYFFFKQWLDLKNYANSKNIKIIGDIPIYISADSVEVWTMPELFMVNEKREAIYVSGCPSDSFSEDGQLWGNPTYNWKEHKRTKFKWWIDRIRQNFKMYDLLRIDHFKGFSDYWEIDGNSKIANSGKWQVGVGIDLFDAIKNELGDLDIIAEDLGYVDERSKKLLADTGFPGMKILEFGFYDTTGNSIDSPHSCVPNSVVYSGTHDNEVINGWYENLNPSQKEYFNTYINKKDDELVSRAMLRTLFSTVSNIAIASMQDILDKDASSRMNIPSTVGGNWQWRMKKDDLTDDKKEFLIKITKIYNRVNIL; the protein is encoded by the coding sequence ATGGATAAACGTAGAAGTGGAATTTTAATGCATATTACTTCGTTACCTGGTAAATTTGGAATAGGGACATTTGGAGAAGAAGCATATAAGTTTATAGATTTTTTAGTTGAAACGAAGCAAACATATTGGCAAATTTTACCCTTAACAACAACTAGTTATGGAGATTCTCCATATCAATCATTTTCAGCAATGGCAGGTAATACTAATTTAATAGATTTTGATTTATTAGTACAAAAGAATTTTTTGGAAGTATCAGATTATTCTAATGTTAATTTTGGAGATAATGATGATAAAGTAGACTATGCACTATTATTTAAAGCTAGAAGACCAATATTAGAAAAAGCTGTTGCTAATTTTTTAACATTAGATATAAAAGAGGATTTCTATAATTTTGAAAAGGAAAATGAATTTTGGTTAGAAGATTATGCACAATTTATGGCAATAAAAGAACATTTTGGGAATAAGGCTATTACAAAGTGGGATGACCCAAAAGCTATAATTAGAGATGAGAATACACTTGAATACTATAAGGAAGAATTAAATTTTGAGATAATGTTCCATAAAGTTTGTCAATATTTTTTCTTTAAACAATGGCTAGATTTAAAGAACTATGCAAATAGTAAAAATATTAAAATTATAGGAGACATACCTATTTATATATCGGCTGATAGTGTTGAAGTATGGACTATGCCAGAATTATTTATGGTAAATGAAAAAAGAGAAGCAATTTATGTTTCAGGTTGTCCATCAGATAGTTTTAGTGAAGATGGTCAATTATGGGGTAATCCAACATATAACTGGAAAGAGCATAAAAGAACTAAGTTCAAATGGTGGATTGATAGAATAAGACAGAATTTTAAAATGTATGATTTACTTAGAATAGATCATTTTAAAGGATTTTCTGATTATTGGGAAATTGATGGAAACTCAAAAATTGCTAACAGTGGTAAATGGCAAGTAGGAGTAGGTATCGATTTATTTGATGCAATAAAAAATGAATTAGGAGATTTAGATATTATAGCAGAAGATTTAGGCTATGTAGATGAAAGATCTAAGAAATTATTAGCAGATACTGGTTTCCCAGGTATGAAAATATTAGAATTTGGATTTTATGATACTACTGGAAACAGTATAGATAGTCCACATAGTTGTGTACCAAATAGTGTAGTATATTCTGGAACACATGATAATGAAGTAATAAATGGTTGGTATGAAAATTTAAATCCTAGTCAAAAAGAATATTTTAATACATATATAAATAAAAAAGATGATGAATTAGTAAGTAGAGCCATGTTAAGAACTTTATTTTCTACTGTAAGTAATATAGCAATTGCTAGTATGCAAGATATATTAGATAAAGATGCAAGTAGTCGTATGAATATACCATCTACTGTTGGTGGAAACTGGCAATGGCGTATGAAAAAAGATGATTTAACTGATGATAAAAAAGAATTTTTAATAAAAATAACAAAAATATATAACAGAGTTAATATCTTATAA
- a CDS encoding ABC transporter permease has protein sequence MDDKRRVSLFFFILVMIFFYLPIIMLVVLSFNSSKAYMWQSFSLKWYKELFFDSPKLWIPFARSIVIALTSSVFAVFVATLASIGIKWYNYKLKGYVKLLAYIPLVLPDLIIGVSLLIFFNLNSAIPLGMLTVFIAHTTFNIPFSIFIIMSRLDEFDFSIVEASRDLGATEFQALTKVIVPSMMPGIVSAFLMSLTLSLDDYVITSFVTGPNSDTLPIQIYSMLKYGVSPTINALSTILILGTLVLAISSRKLQKYMLS, from the coding sequence ATGGATGATAAAAGAAGAGTATCTTTGTTTTTCTTTATACTTGTTATGATATTTTTCTACTTGCCTATAATAATGCTTGTAGTATTATCGTTTAATTCATCAAAAGCATATATGTGGCAATCGTTTTCTTTAAAATGGTACAAAGAATTATTCTTTGATTCTCCAAAATTATGGATTCCTTTTGCTAGAAGTATAGTTATAGCATTAACATCTTCAGTATTTGCAGTATTTGTTGCAACTTTGGCTTCAATAGGAATTAAATGGTATAACTATAAACTAAAAGGTTATGTAAAGTTATTAGCATATATACCGTTAGTATTACCTGATTTAATTATAGGGGTTTCATTATTAATATTTTTTAATCTTAATAGTGCAATACCATTAGGAATGCTTACTGTATTTATAGCACATACAACATTTAATATACCTTTTTCTATATTCATAATAATGTCAAGATTAGATGAATTTGATTTTTCTATAGTAGAAGCATCAAGAGATTTAGGTGCAACAGAATTTCAAGCCTTAACTAAGGTTATAGTGCCTAGTATGATGCCAGGTATAGTATCAGCATTTTTAATGTCTCTTACTTTATCACTAGATGATTATGTAATAACTAGTTTTGTAACTGGACCTAATTCAGACACATTACCAATACAAATATATTCTATGCTTAAATATGGTGTTAGTCCAACTATAAATGCATTATCAACTATATTAATATTAGGAACATTAGTATTGGCAATATCTAGTCGTAAATTACAAAAATATATGTTAAGTTAA
- a CDS encoding BMP family lipoprotein: MKKILKLLSSVLMLVALLVSCGSNKENTAAKTDDMAKKIAIVFSTGGLGDKSFNDSANRGLKMAVEKLGISYDYYEPKDPSAEAQNQLSNYAEKGDYELIIAVGFSMKDSLVSVAKEFPNQKFALIDEIVEDLPNVQSLMFKEQEGSFLVGALAVMMSKTGTIGFVGGIDVPVIQRFQSGYTQGAKYVNPDIKIIETFVNGSNPFNDPVSAKALTSTMIQQGADVIFHAAGASGSGVFQAAKEAGVYAIGVDSNQDDVEKGTVLTSMLKKVDNAVFTAVKDTLEGNYTAGVKFFGLAEDGVSTTDFEFTRDIIGEERIQKLDEISKEIKDGKIKVKQYLK, from the coding sequence ATGAAGAAAATTTTAAAATTATTAAGTAGTGTTTTAATGTTAGTTGCTTTATTAGTATCATGTGGTTCTAATAAAGAGAATACAGCAGCAAAAACAGATGATATGGCGAAAAAAATAGCTATCGTGTTTTCAACAGGTGGCTTAGGTGATAAATCATTTAATGACTCAGCAAATAGAGGATTAAAAATGGCAGTTGAAAAATTAGGAATCAGTTATGATTACTATGAACCAAAAGATCCATCAGCAGAAGCACAAAATCAATTATCTAATTATGCTGAAAAAGGTGATTATGAATTAATCATAGCAGTTGGATTCTCAATGAAAGATTCATTAGTATCAGTTGCAAAAGAATTTCCAAATCAAAAATTTGCATTAATTGATGAAATAGTTGAAGATTTACCTAATGTTCAATCATTAATGTTTAAAGAACAAGAAGGATCATTCTTAGTAGGTGCATTAGCAGTTATGATGAGTAAGACAGGAACAATAGGATTTGTAGGTGGAATAGACGTTCCAGTTATACAAAGATTCCAATCAGGATACACACAAGGTGCTAAATATGTAAATCCAGATATTAAAATAATTGAAACATTTGTAAATGGTTCTAATCCATTTAATGACCCAGTGTCAGCTAAGGCTTTAACATCAACTATGATACAACAAGGTGCAGACGTTATATTCCACGCAGCAGGAGCTTCTGGATCAGGAGTATTCCAAGCAGCAAAAGAAGCAGGAGTATATGCAATAGGTGTTGACTCTAATCAAGATGATGTTGAAAAAGGAACAGTACTTACATCTATGCTTAAAAAAGTAGATAATGCAGTATTTACAGCGGTTAAAGATACATTAGAAGGTAATTATACAGCAGGTGTTAAATTCTTTGGATTAGCAGAAGATGGTGTTTCAACTACTGATTTTGAATTTACAAGAGATATAATCGGTGAAGAAAGAATACAAAAATTAGATGAAATATCTAAGGAAATAAAAGATGGTAAGATAAAAGTTAAGCAATATTTAAAATAA
- a CDS encoding heavy metal translocating P-type ATPase, whose protein sequence is MEKYILENLDCIDCALKLEKTLKKETFIKYVSISYATKTMLIDTTNIEKVKNKINKLEKDIVVVKATRSISEIEANKEINKLEKDKYLIIVSFSMFLCAFIFEILQKYFSYDYTLSYIYPPIYVTAYIIIGLPVLIGAYNSIINKDFFNEKVLMAISTIAAFSIGAFEESAAVMIFYSIGEYFQNIAIINSRKDIKNLIELKENIVHVVIDDKGNVEDNDIEKVVKNSNIIVKLGEVVPLDSIIVNGSSEFDLSMLTGETIPKHLKTGDTVLAGSINMSDSILLKTINEYENSSMFKLVEIIEESMHKKSKIDKFITNFSNIYTPTIILLAIMTLVLPPLFIQNIDIQRSIYNAIILLVIACPCAMVLSIPLTYFISLSTLAKKGILVKAVSVFDSLENIDTVLLDKTGTITEGNFSVVKLNYNFDRKNKIDEKEILEYIYLAEKNSNHPIAKSITNFIDKKYPNISSTKVIENIKEIVGLGMKLIVDDYEILIGNDKYILQNNITIPNNILNNRKIFETNINVIFNKEYILNICLEDKIKGDSKSAIEKMRLNGINKVIMLTGDSENVAKIVSEKLNLDKYYCDLLPQDKLDILEKYMIDKNIMCVGDGINDAPVISRANVGVAMGKIGSDIAVSSADVIINTDSLSKISELKIMAKKIKRIIYENIVLILIVKSIIIILGIFSKLPLWVAVFGDVGVAIIAILNSMRLKKNYL, encoded by the coding sequence ATGGAAAAATATATATTAGAAAATTTAGATTGTATAGACTGTGCATTAAAGTTAGAGAAAACTTTAAAAAAAGAAACATTCATTAAATATGTAAGCATTAGTTATGCAACTAAAACTATGTTAATAGATACAACTAATATAGAAAAAGTAAAAAATAAAATTAATAAATTAGAAAAAGACATTGTTGTAGTAAAAGCAACAAGGTCTATATCTGAAATAGAAGCAAATAAAGAAATAAATAAACTAGAAAAAGATAAGTATTTAATCATAGTATCTTTTTCTATGTTTTTATGTGCATTTATTTTTGAAATTTTACAAAAATACTTTTCATATGATTATACTTTGTCATATATATATCCACCAATTTATGTTACAGCCTATATAATAATAGGGTTACCAGTTTTAATAGGAGCATATAATTCAATAATAAATAAAGATTTTTTTAATGAAAAAGTTCTTATGGCTATATCAACCATAGCAGCATTTAGTATAGGTGCTTTTGAAGAATCGGCAGCAGTTATGATATTTTATTCCATAGGGGAATATTTTCAAAATATAGCAATTATTAATTCGAGAAAAGATATTAAAAATTTAATTGAATTAAAAGAAAATATAGTGCATGTAGTCATAGATGATAAGGGAAATGTTGAAGATAATGATATAGAAAAAGTAGTTAAAAATTCAAATATAATAGTTAAATTAGGAGAAGTTGTACCATTAGATTCAATAATAGTTAATGGTAGTAGTGAATTTGATTTATCAATGTTAACAGGAGAAACTATTCCAAAACATTTGAAAACAGGAGATACAGTTTTAGCAGGAAGTATTAATATGTCAGATAGTATATTGCTTAAAACTATAAATGAATATGAAAATTCATCAATGTTTAAATTAGTAGAAATTATAGAAGAATCTATGCATAAAAAAAGTAAAATAGATAAGTTTATAACTAATTTTTCAAATATTTATACACCTACTATAATTTTATTGGCAATAATGACCCTAGTATTACCACCATTATTTATACAAAATATAGATATACAAAGATCTATTTATAATGCGATAATATTATTGGTTATTGCTTGTCCTTGTGCAATGGTACTAAGTATTCCTTTAACATATTTCATATCTTTATCAACATTAGCTAAAAAAGGTATACTTGTAAAAGCAGTGAGTGTTTTTGATAGTTTAGAAAATATAGATACAGTCTTATTAGATAAAACAGGGACAATTACTGAAGGTAATTTTAGTGTAGTAAAATTAAACTATAATTTTGATAGAAAAAATAAAATAGATGAAAAAGAAATACTAGAATATATTTATTTAGCAGAGAAAAATTCTAATCATCCTATTGCTAAAAGTATTACTAATTTTATTGATAAAAAATACCCTAATATTAGCAGTACAAAAGTTATAGAAAATATAAAAGAAATAGTAGGTTTAGGTATGAAACTAATTGTAGATGATTATGAAATACTTATAGGAAATGATAAATATATATTGCAAAATAATATAACTATACCTAATAACATTTTAAATAACAGAAAAATATTTGAAACTAATATAAATGTAATTTTTAATAAAGAATACATACTAAATATTTGTCTTGAAGATAAAATAAAGGGAGATAGTAAATCTGCCATAGAAAAAATGAGATTAAATGGTATAAATAAGGTAATTATGCTAACAGGAGATAGTGAAAATGTTGCTAAAATTGTTTCTGAAAAATTAAATTTAGATAAATATTATTGTGATTTATTACCACAAGACAAATTAGACATATTAGAAAAATATATGATAGATAAAAATATAATGTGTGTAGGAGATGGTATAAATGATGCTCCAGTAATATCAAGAGCAAATGTAGGAGTTGCAATGGGTAAAATTGGGAGTGATATAGCAGTATCGTCTGCTGACGTTATTATAAACACAGATTCACTGTCAAAAATTAGCGAATTAAAAATAATGGCTAAGAAAATAAAAAGAATAATATATGAAAATATAGTATTGATATTAATAGTGAAATCAATAATAATTATACTAGGTATATTTTCAAAATTACCTTTATGGGTTGCAGTATTTGGAGACGTTGGTGTTGCTATTATAGCAATATTAAATTCAATGAGATTAAAAAAGAATTACTTGTAG
- a CDS encoding ABC transporter ATP-binding protein: MEKDLEIISISKEFNDGYKALNNVNLSIKKGEFFSILGPSGCGKTTLLRMIAGFISPDSGEIRVNGERIDNLAPNNRNVNTVFQNYALFPNMTVFDNIAFSLRLNKLPNEEIKKEVDKYLDLVGLKEHQNKYPSNLSGGQKQRVSIARALINKPEVLLLDEPLSALDAKLRQKLLIELDTIHDEVGITFVFVTHDQEEALSVSDRIAVMNQGDILQVGTPNEIYETPVNSFVADFIGETNFLEGVIEKVYENYAIAHSDIIGEFKVELDKPVKVGNKVKLTLRPEKIKVDIKPPKGNPKYKVVKGVVDEVIYSGFQSKLFIKLENSNKIFKAFDQHREFLEEDELFEWKEQVYFYWNYEDAYLVEVI, from the coding sequence TTGGAAAAAGATTTAGAAATAATTTCAATATCAAAAGAATTTAACGATGGTTATAAGGCATTAAATAATGTCAATTTAAGTATAAAAAAAGGAGAATTTTTCTCTATATTAGGACCATCAGGTTGTGGTAAAACAACTTTATTAAGAATGATAGCAGGATTTATAAGTCCAGATTCTGGCGAAATAAGGGTAAATGGTGAGAGAATAGATAACTTAGCACCAAATAATAGAAATGTTAATACAGTATTTCAAAATTATGCACTATTTCCTAATATGACAGTATTCGATAATATTGCCTTTTCATTAAGACTTAATAAATTACCAAATGAAGAAATAAAAAAAGAAGTAGATAAATATTTAGATTTAGTTGGGTTAAAAGAACACCAAAATAAGTATCCTAGTAATTTATCTGGTGGTCAAAAACAAAGGGTATCAATAGCAAGAGCATTGATAAATAAACCTGAAGTTTTACTTTTAGATGAGCCACTTTCAGCACTAGATGCTAAATTAAGACAAAAACTATTAATTGAGTTAGATACCATACATGATGAAGTAGGAATAACATTCGTGTTTGTAACTCATGATCAAGAAGAAGCACTAAGTGTTTCAGATAGAATAGCAGTTATGAATCAAGGGGATATATTGCAAGTTGGAACGCCAAATGAAATATATGAAACCCCTGTAAATTCATTTGTTGCTGATTTTATAGGAGAAACTAATTTTTTAGAAGGTGTTATAGAAAAAGTATATGAAAATTATGCTATAGCACATTCTGATATTATAGGAGAATTTAAGGTAGAGTTAGATAAGCCAGTTAAAGTAGGTAATAAGGTTAAATTAACATTAAGACCTGAAAAAATTAAAGTTGACATTAAACCACCAAAAGGCAATCCTAAGTATAAGGTAGTAAAAGGTGTTGTTGATGAAGTAATATATTCAGGTTTTCAAAGTAAACTATTTATTAAATTAGAAAATTCAAATAAAATTTTTAAGGCATTTGACCAACATAGAGAATTTTTAGAAGAAGATGAACTATTTGAATGGAAAGAACAGGTGTATTTCTACTGGAATTATGAAGATGCATATCTTGTAGAGGTGATATAG